From one Fibrobacter sp. UWP2 genomic stretch:
- a CDS encoding TraB/GumN family protein translates to MTRLISIVAGLAMLLSACSSDSGHVARKHFLWKVSDSNSSVFLLGSVHFADPSFYPLDSVIENAFKASSHLAVEVDVSNDSVVSEIATQSQKFAALEEGRTLSGILPDNVKGPLDSLCRSWNIPCENLDKLRPWAAAMTMLAVGIQFLGLDAELGIDVYFLQQAHAQGKGIIALETVEEQVAALAGMGANDSVGMYYLKSVLHEIGILDSMIAGYMEAWKAGDDSLFAATMEMEFSLGDKTDSLLEREIVERIYFSRNRKMAESISEFLKQDSCVFIVVGAAHLVGKEESVLELLRRRGYTVEKM, encoded by the coding sequence ATGACGAGACTGATATCAATTGTCGCGGGCCTTGCAATGCTGCTTTCGGCTTGTTCTTCAGACAGCGGGCATGTGGCGCGCAAGCATTTCCTCTGGAAAGTCTCAGATTCTAATTCCAGCGTATTCCTCCTCGGGAGCGTCCATTTCGCAGACCCGTCGTTCTATCCGCTCGATTCCGTCATCGAGAATGCGTTCAAGGCGTCTTCGCACCTGGCGGTAGAAGTCGACGTGAGCAACGATTCTGTTGTATCAGAAATCGCCACGCAGTCGCAGAAATTCGCGGCGCTGGAAGAGGGGAGGACACTCTCCGGGATTTTGCCGGACAACGTAAAGGGGCCGCTCGACAGTCTTTGCCGTTCATGGAACATCCCGTGCGAAAATTTGGACAAACTAAGGCCCTGGGCCGCTGCGATGACCATGCTGGCCGTCGGGATTCAATTCCTCGGGCTAGACGCGGAGCTTGGAATAGACGTCTACTTTTTGCAACAGGCGCATGCGCAGGGCAAGGGAATCATTGCGCTCGAGACCGTGGAAGAGCAAGTCGCAGCCCTTGCCGGGATGGGGGCAAACGATTCTGTTGGCATGTACTACCTGAAGAGTGTTCTCCATGAAATCGGGATTCTCGATTCGATGATTGCCGGATACATGGAAGCCTGGAAAGCGGGAGACGATTCGCTCTTTGCCGCGACAATGGAAATGGAGTTTTCGCTCGGCGACAAAACGGATTCACTGCTGGAACGCGAAATTGTTGAACGCATCTATTTTTCGCGGAACAGGAAAATGGCCGAATCAATCTCGGAATTCCTAAAGCAGGATAGCTGTGTCTTTATCGTTGTCGGCGCCGCTCACCTGGTAGGGAAGGAAGAGAGCGTTCTCGAACTTCTACGCCGCCGCGGATACACCGTCGAAAAGATGTAA
- a CDS encoding PAS domain-containing protein, protein MIDLKNNLDIACFEVNQHGRIISGNRRFCRMFGYSEAEIVWHYITDFYRHREEWELFRNCDDMTQHHFVARMRNRKGRSFKCEITREILQDAEGHVTFRSYVSRMGETKVPEIHEESTRTVVFMTKCAHCNCQMRVNSLAETRMRVLCDGCAAKAYPEAFNLKAAANV, encoded by the coding sequence ATGATTGACTTGAAAAACAACCTCGATATCGCCTGCTTCGAAGTCAACCAGCATGGCCGAATTATCTCGGGCAACCGTCGTTTTTGCCGCATGTTCGGCTACAGCGAAGCCGAAATCGTGTGGCACTACATCACCGACTTTTACCGTCACCGAGAGGAGTGGGAACTGTTCCGCAACTGCGACGACATGACGCAGCACCACTTTGTGGCACGCATGCGCAACCGCAAGGGGCGTAGCTTCAAGTGCGAAATCACCCGCGAAATATTGCAGGATGCCGAGGGGCACGTGACCTTCCGCAGTTACGTCTCCCGCATGGGCGAGACTAAGGTGCCCGAGATTCACGAAGAATCGACCCGCACTGTGGTGTTTATGACCAAATGCGCCCATTGCAATTGCCAGATGCGCGTGAACTCGCTCGCCGAGACCCGCATGCGCGTGCTTTGTGACGGTTGTGCCGCCAAGGCCTACCCGGAGGCGTTCAATTTGAAGGCGGCCGCCAACGTGTAG